The Glycine soja cultivar W05 chromosome 6, ASM419377v2, whole genome shotgun sequence genome has a window encoding:
- the LOC114415242 gene encoding GEM-like protein 1, translating to MSGDAPPQTQATNTKPEESQSQSQSQSQSQPQPHSGDYAPYPKLDPTDVAPPQQPLNTESRAPISEDAATTMPKDSNPYVTPAPVTASSTKTTLDSVKDVLGKWGKKAAEATKKAEDFAGNMWQHLKTGPSFADAAVGRIAQGTKVLAEGGYEKIFRQTFETVPEEQLLKTYACYLSTSAGPVMGVLYLSTAKLAFCSDNPLSYQVGDQTQWSYYKVVIPLHQLRAVNASTSKTNQSEKYIQIISVDNHEFWFMGFVHYDSAVKNIQGALQPH from the exons ATGAGTGGTGACGCCCCACCCCAAACCCAAGCCACCAACACCAAACCGGAAGAATCTCAATCTCAATCTCAATCTCAATCTCAGTCTCAGCCTCAGCCTCACTCCGGCGATTATGCTCCATACCCTAAACTGGACCCCACCGATGTTGCGCCACCACAACAACCACTGAACACTGAATCTCGCGCTCCCATTTCCGAAGATGCTGCCACTACTATGCCCAAAGACTCCAATCCCTATGTCACTCCTGCTCCCGTTACTGCTTCTTCTACCAAGA CTACTTTAGATTCGGTGAAAGACGTTCTCGGGAAATGGGGGAAGAAAGCCGCCGAGGCCACCAAGAAGGCCGAGGATTTCGCCGGCAACATGTGGCAGCACT TGAAAACGGGACCGAGTTTTGCTGATGCTGCCGTGGGGAGGATTGCTCAGGGAACTAAGGTTCTTGCAGAAGGAGGGTATGAAAAGATCTTTAGGCAAACATTTGAGACAGTTCCGGAGGAGCAGCTTCTCAAAACTTATGCATGCTACTTGTCTACCTCGGCTGGACCTGTGATGGGAGTCTTATATTTGTCAACGGCTAAGCTGGCATTTTGTAGTGATAACCCACTTTCTTACCAAGTGGGTGACCAGACTCAATGGAGCTATTATAAG GTGGTCATTCCATTGCACCAGCTGAGAGCTGTAAACGCATCCACAAGCAAAACCAACCAATCTGAAAAATATATACAGATTATCTCTGTTGACAACCATGAATTTTGGTTTATGGGCTTTGTGCACTATGACAGCGCTGTTAAAAATATTCAAGGAGCATTGCAGCCTCATTGA
- the LOC114415243 gene encoding transport inhibitor response 1-like protein gives MKQIDDGDDEQRSLSPLPEQVLENVLESVLHFLTSRRDRNAASLVCKSWYRAEALTRPDLFIGNCYAVSPRRATARFPRVRSLTIKGKPRFADFDLMPLNWGAHFTPWATALSQSYPSSLNKLHLKRMSLTDHDLILLSHSFPSFQDLVLTCCEGFGTTGLAALTSNCRLLRVLELVECVVEVGDEEMDWISCFPESDAQTHLESLVFDCVECPVNFDALERLVARSPLLRKLRLNRYVSMSQLHRLMHRAPQLTHLGTGSFSASELDQELDFASAFASCKSLVCLSGFREFWADYLPAIYPACANLISLNFSFADISADQLKSVIRHCHKLQTFWVLDTICDEGLQAVAETCKDLRELRVFPVNTREEIEGPVSEVGFEAISRGCRKLQSILFFCQRMTNAAVVAMSNNCPDLVVFRLCIIGQYRPDPVTLEPMDEGFGAIVMNCKKLTRLAVSGLLTDRAFSYIGTYGKLIRTLSVAFAGDTDLGLQYVLQGCPNLQKLEIRDSPFGDGALHSGLHHFYNMRFLWMSSCKLTRQACQEVAQTLPHLVLEVINSEEDKADGIEILYMYRSLDGPRDDAPKVVTILC, from the exons ATGAAGCAAATCGACGACGGCGATGACGAGCAGCGATCCCTCTCCCCTCTGCCGGAACAGGTCCTGGAGAACGTCCTGGAAAGCGTGCTCCACTTCCTCACCTCCCGTCGCGACCGCAACGCCGCCTCACTGGTCTGCAAGTCCTGGTACCGCGCCGAGGCCCTCACCCGCCCCGACCTCTTCATCGGCAACTGCTACGCCGTTTCCCCCCGGCGCGCCACCGCCCGCTTCCCCCGCGTCCGGTCCCTGACCATCAAGGGCAAGCCCCGCTTCGCCGACTTCGACCTCATGCCCCTGAACTGGGGGGCCCACTTCACCCCCTGGGCCACCGCACTCTCCCAATCTTACCCTTCCTCCCTCAACAAACTCCACCTCAAACGCATGTCCCTCACCGACCACGACCTCATCCTCCTCTCCCACTCCTTCCCCTCCTTCCAAGACCTCGTTCTCACGTGCTGCGAAGGCTTCGGCACCACCGGCCTCGCCGCCCTCACCTCCAACTGCAG ATTGCTGAGAGTGCTTGAACTAGTGGAATGCGTGGTTGAGGTTGGCGACGAGGAAATGGATTGGATATCGTGTTTTCCGGAGAGTGATGCTCAGACACATTTggaatctcttgtttttgactGCGTGGAGTGTCCCGTTAATTTCGATGCTTTGGAGAGGCTGGTGGCGCGGTCTCCCTTGTTGAGGAAGCTGAGGCTGAATCGTTATGTTTCGATGTCTCAGCTGCACCGGTTGATGCATCGAGCGCCGCAGCTGACGCATCTGGGAACTGGATCCTTCAGTGCTTCGGAGCTGGATCAGGAACTGGATTTTGCGTCTGCCTTCGCCTCTTGTAAATCGTTGGTTTGTTTGTCTGGGTTTAGGGAGTTTTGGGCGGATTATCTCCCTGCTATTTATCCAGCTTGTGCCAATCTCATATCCTTGAATTTCAGTTTTGCTGATATCAGTGCGGATCAGCTCAAATCGGTTATACGGCACTGTCATAAGCTACAGACCTTTTGG GTCCTAGATACCATATGCGATGAAGGGCTTCAAGCGGTGGCTGAGACTTGCAAGGATTTGCGTGAGCTTCGGGTTTTCCCTGTCAATACCAGGGAGGAGATAGAAGGTCCCGTGTCTGAGGTGGGATTTGAGGCGATTTCTCGAGGTTGTAGGAAACTGCAGTCGATTCTGTTTTTCTGCCAGAGGATGACGAATGCTGCTGTGGTGGCCATGTCAAACAACTGCCCGGATCTTGTGGTGTTTCGGTTGTGTATAATTGGGCAGTATCGGCCGGACCCTGTGACACTAGAACCCATGGATGAGGGTTTTGGTGCCATTGTTATGAACTGCAAGAAGCTCACTCGGCTTGCTGTGTCTGGTTTGCTGACTGACCGGGCTTTTAGTTACATTGGGACGTATGGGAAGTTGATTAGGACGCTGTCAGTTGCCTTTGCTGGAGACACTGACCTTGGACTCCAATATGTTCTACAAGGATGTCCTAATCTGCAGAAGCTTGAAATCAGGGACAGTCCATTTGGGGATGGAGCTTTGCATTCTGGCTTGCATCACTTTTACAACATGAGGTTCCTCTGGATGTCCTCATGTAAGTTGACGCGCCAAGCTTGCCAAGAAGTTGCGCAGACATTGCCCCATCTGGTGTTGGAAGTCATTAATAGTGAAGAGGACAAAGCTGATGGTATAGAGATTCTGTACATGTATCGGTCTCTGGACGGGCCACGGGATGATGCTCCAAAAGTTGTTACCATCCTTTGCTGA